One part of the Vanessa atalanta chromosome 4, ilVanAtal1.2, whole genome shotgun sequence genome encodes these proteins:
- the LOC125077541 gene encoding uncharacterized protein LOC125077541 isoform X2 has product MDPVGPWSAYASYNRLAGVQAGAASGDFHHHLASGGTGLGSQSVPSTTSQLLLQAAHTTASLAGQLGSSTASPFNPGGFLSPPAVGYDAVFSPLFHHANPKPAHYSSSLQAQHRQVIAQAQAAVASKQSSVETEISSLRENYSHQTLAAQGSSFFDQPSTPGSTTATGLSWQGTNQLPSPFGILPHESVVPSSPSPATTKASATYENFNAHFAAAQTLNNHLNSQISSTGKQTNRSGSPATASKQPASSSSSSTFFQSPSSFGNQTDNSYSTSGAKSGQLSSQQDYAGKQRANTASSVAPSSQQQNINSTSQDATSKIMEKKFNVPVTGPGSGFMASYLKFLQGERDTSPPPAGRGARKSTWSRTTNSNTNKSYTNDHNKSQCEANTTQQSANGAMASNNALNTGMSLSNPVMSSAANMSTTGLLGANQLHGVPSNILGSQAKNVELDDPRYYNLNKERKRKYDGSEEATYDADEEARRLNKPVLNVPSTPLNDKGKKGRTTTTMSKPTPSAVVAPQPAAPKKPRAPAPPPVASLQPAPQQQYYYQHQPDEVTAHTTGLAYGTYGPADNDANSNRKLHHIKSHQQISSSGQIDNNRPIEEMPYQSGEFVAIKSELNEMWPAIWRVDGKTLLQKYEPFEENGKVLYRNISTYAAWNPENKKLYTQVPVKVRSQSHLETIVELVRSELPLDDCNFIEKRMLETQMYQENFEVYIQTLISHALDPNFLTEIFQEQDEYFLSNVKTVDEVTETMRTRVSGAAGGGAGSSGARALDAAVATWPGLSVAAGSGVCRACARPAVARLLLYGQPYNPATLEPVQPDARLAYEKEFLVCTPCCGRVQLYSRISHQKYLMYAECSKRVAEKRMQNPSKDTTVILNELLADEVWLSQLFRDVRHSWAEAESWERKMRHAMSRQMI; this is encoded by the exons ATGGATCCAGTAGGACCATGGTCAGCATATGCTTCGTACAATCGGCTAGCAGGAGTACAAGCTGGTGCTGCAAGTGGGGACTTTCATCATCATCTAGCAAGTGGTGGTACTGGATTGGGCAGTCAGTCTGTGCCTTCTACAACAAGCCAGTTACTTCTTCAAGCAGCTCACACAACGGCATCATTAGCAGGCCAACTAGGGTCATCAACTGCTTCTCCCTTTAATCCTGGTGGATTTCTCTCACCGCCTGCTGTGGGATATGATGCAGTATTCTCACCTTTGTTTCATCATGCAAATCCAAAACCAGCACATTATAGTTCATCACTTCAGGCTCAACATCGTCAAGTGATTGCACAAGCTCAAGCAGCAGTAGCATCAAAACAGTCTTCAGTGGAAACTGAAATATCTTCATTAAGAGAAAATTATTCACATCAAACTTTAGCTGCACAAGGTTCTTCGTTTTTTGATCAACCCTCAACTCCTGGTAGTACAACAGCAACAGGATTAAGTTGGCAAGGAACAAATCAACTTCCCAGTCCATTTGGAATTCTACCTCATGAAAGTGTTGTGCCTTCATCTCCAAGTCCTGCAACTACAAAGGCATCAGCgacatatgaaaattttaatgctCACTTTGCTGCTGCGCAAACTCTTAACAATCACCTCAACTCTCAAATTTCTAGTACTGGTAAACAAACCAATAGGTCTGGCTCACCTGCTACTGCATCTAAGCAACCAGCATCTTCCTCATCATCGTCAACATTTTTTCAATCACCTTCATCTTTTGGAAATCAGACTGATAATTCATACAGTACAAGTGGTGCAAAAAGTGGTCAACTATCATCACAGCAGGATTATGCTGGAA AACAACGGGCAAATACTGCATCGTCGGTAGCACCCTCTTCACAGCAGCAGAACATTAACAGCACTTCCCAAGACGCTACTTcaaaaataatggaaaaaaagTTCAATGTTCCAGTCACGGGCCCCGGTTCAGGTTTCATGGcttcttatttgaaatttttacaaGGAGAGCGGGATACATCTCCCCCGCCGGCCGGCAGAGGCGCCAGGAAATCGACTTGGTCGCGAACGACGAACAGTAACACGAACAAATCGTATACTAACGACCATAATAAGAGTCAGTGTGAGGCGAACACTACTCAACAAAGCGCCAACGGCGCAATGGCTTCCAATAATGCACTAAACACAGGTATGTCACTGAGCAACCCCGTCATGAGTTCCGCGGCGAATATGAGCACGACAGGTTTGTTAGGCGCTAACCAATTACACGGTGTGCCCTCGAATATTCTCGGCTCGCAAGCGAAAAATGTAGAGTTAGACGATCCCCGCTATTATAATCTCaacaaagaaagaaaaagaaaatacgaCGGGTCGGAGGAGGCCACCTACGACGCGGACGAGGAAGCCCGAAGGCTGAACAAACCGGTGCTGAACGTGCCCAGTACGCCTCTGAACGACAAGGGCAAGAAAGGTCGCACGACGACGACGATGAGCAAGCCCACGCCGTCGGCGGTCGTGGCGCCTCAGCCGGCCGCGCCCAAGAAGCCACGAGCGCCTGCGCCGCCGCCCGTGGCGTCGCTGCAGCCCGCGCCGCAGCAGCAATATTATTACCAACACCAGCCCGACGAAG ttaCCGCGCACACAACGGGATTGGCTTATGGTACATACGGGCCAGCAGACAATGACGCTAACTCAAACAGGAAATTACACCATATAAAATCGCATCAGCAAATATCGAGCTCAGgacaaatagataataatagacCCATTGAAGAAATGCCCTATCAG TCTGGAGAATTTGTTGCGATAAAGAGTGAATTAAACGAGATGTGGCCGGCAATATGGAGAGTGGATGGAAAAACTCTACTGCAAAAGTACGAGCCTTTTGAAGAAAACGGAAAAGTATTATACCGAAATATATCAACG TATGCTGCATGGaatcctgaaaataaaaaactttacacCCAAGTTCCTGTTAAAGTTCGATCACAATCTCATTTAGAAACAATAGTCGAATTAGTAAGAAGTGAGCTTCCGCTTGAcgattgtaattttatagaaaagagGATGTTAGAAACTCAAATGTATCAAGAGAATTTTGAAGTTTATATACAGACATTAATATCGCACGCATTGGATCCCAACTTCTTAACGGAAATATTTCAAGAACAAG ACGAATACTTCCTATCGAACGTGAAGACCGTGGACGAGGTGACGGAGACGATGCGCACGCGCGTgtcgggcgcggcgggcggcggcgcgggctcgagcggcgcgcgcgcgctggACGCGGCCGTGGCCACGTGGCCGGGCCTCAGCGTGGCGGCCGGCTCGGGCGTGTGTCGCGCCTGCGCGCGCCCCGCCGTGGCGCGCCTGCTGCTCTACGGCCAGCCCTACAACCCCGCCACGCTCGAGCCCGTGCAGCCCGACGCGAGACTCGCCTACGAAAAA GAATTCCTTGTATGTACGCCTTGTTGCGGGCGTGTGCAATTGTATTCAAGAATATCACATcaaaagtatttaatgtatGCCGAATGTAGTAAGCGAGTA
- the LOC125077541 gene encoding mucin-12-like isoform X1, whose amino-acid sequence MDPVGPWSAYASYNRLAGVQAGAASGDFHHHLASGGTGLGSQSVPSTTSQLLLQAAHTTASLAGQLGSSTASPFNPGGFLSPPAVGYDAVFSPLFHHANPKPAHYSSSLQAQHRQVIAQAQAAVASKQSSVETEISSLRENYSHQTLAAQGSSFFDQPSTPGSTTATGLSWQGTNQLPSPFGILPHESVVPSSPSPATTKASATYENFNAHFAAAQTLNNHLNSQISSTGKQTNRSGSPATASKQPASSSSSSTFFQSPSSFGNQTDNSYSTSGAKSGQLSSQQDYAGSKSYSSSASNSSHSQQSCIVSTPSVTSASTPSKDYRPSSTAPSRPSASIYSSQSPKGATNEKNPRSSTGNSSGFVSPTSKPPLIQTKAQSKIYPELGSEQRKNCDSSDKLQPQSSPISYSIMDAPGRMNYSGSSGSSSKPNRIGSTQYSSTQSSSFRHYQSGNNVESEYHVRAKSSSSTDTGYSSSSSQNGPDCSVVVTRRQSPLQTAPQTSPLGHGSSPAYPMYHSPMNSINSPQQHGDHYSKVNTAPRSPLDASVSSRPPSQNSQVAYPSVITRALGIEQSKSYSENRYERNQNQNSSQSCWDNERQTNRKYNSNGNSSNTSSSNYNNSLSESNTHSEKSTSQSQSSSDRSLSDKHQHPYIDGSNVALQDLSSCRGDPMSIVKNLQTLQQSCQLQEVKASKSQTPLSSVPVTSKVVTRRKSVEKAPHTNMNEISNVVMADYLANRIPPPAHSSTSNQQQNGYFDFERWNLPPPPPKMFPGTSAFGSQAPLHASNFANQHQALAMQHGHALTYFPPFHLGPHPDFQSSVELTPLSSFSETPPSASSSSFSTPETREEEQPKVVVPNIEEELGFLAEQRANTASSVAPSSQQQNINSTSQDATSKIMEKKFNVPVTGPGSGFMASYLKFLQGERDTSPPPAGRGARKSTWSRTTNSNTNKSYTNDHNKSQCEANTTQQSANGAMASNNALNTGMSLSNPVMSSAANMSTTGLLGANQLHGVPSNILGSQAKNVELDDPRYYNLNKERKRKYDGSEEATYDADEEARRLNKPVLNVPSTPLNDKGKKGRTTTTMSKPTPSAVVAPQPAAPKKPRAPAPPPVASLQPAPQQQYYYQHQPDEVTAHTTGLAYGTYGPADNDANSNRKLHHIKSHQQISSSGQIDNNRPIEEMPYQSGEFVAIKSELNEMWPAIWRVDGKTLLQKYEPFEENGKVLYRNISTYAAWNPENKKLYTQVPVKVRSQSHLETIVELVRSELPLDDCNFIEKRMLETQMYQENFEVYIQTLISHALDPNFLTEIFQEQDEYFLSNVKTVDEVTETMRTRVSGAAGGGAGSSGARALDAAVATWPGLSVAAGSGVCRACARPAVARLLLYGQPYNPATLEPVQPDARLAYEKEFLVCTPCCGRVQLYSRISHQKYLMYAECSKRVAEKRMQNPSKDTTVILNELLADEVWLSQLFRDVRHSWAEAESWERKMRHAMSRQMI is encoded by the exons ATGGATCCAGTAGGACCATGGTCAGCATATGCTTCGTACAATCGGCTAGCAGGAGTACAAGCTGGTGCTGCAAGTGGGGACTTTCATCATCATCTAGCAAGTGGTGGTACTGGATTGGGCAGTCAGTCTGTGCCTTCTACAACAAGCCAGTTACTTCTTCAAGCAGCTCACACAACGGCATCATTAGCAGGCCAACTAGGGTCATCAACTGCTTCTCCCTTTAATCCTGGTGGATTTCTCTCACCGCCTGCTGTGGGATATGATGCAGTATTCTCACCTTTGTTTCATCATGCAAATCCAAAACCAGCACATTATAGTTCATCACTTCAGGCTCAACATCGTCAAGTGATTGCACAAGCTCAAGCAGCAGTAGCATCAAAACAGTCTTCAGTGGAAACTGAAATATCTTCATTAAGAGAAAATTATTCACATCAAACTTTAGCTGCACAAGGTTCTTCGTTTTTTGATCAACCCTCAACTCCTGGTAGTACAACAGCAACAGGATTAAGTTGGCAAGGAACAAATCAACTTCCCAGTCCATTTGGAATTCTACCTCATGAAAGTGTTGTGCCTTCATCTCCAAGTCCTGCAACTACAAAGGCATCAGCgacatatgaaaattttaatgctCACTTTGCTGCTGCGCAAACTCTTAACAATCACCTCAACTCTCAAATTTCTAGTACTGGTAAACAAACCAATAGGTCTGGCTCACCTGCTACTGCATCTAAGCAACCAGCATCTTCCTCATCATCGTCAACATTTTTTCAATCACCTTCATCTTTTGGAAATCAGACTGATAATTCATACAGTACAAGTGGTGCAAAAAGTGGTCAACTATCATCACAGCAGGATTATGCTGGAAGTAAGTCCTATTCAAGTTCTGCAAGTAACTCTTCTCACTCTCAGCAATCGTGTATTGTGTCAACTCCATCAGTAACCTCTGCCTCCACACCTAGTAAAGATTACCGTCCTTCCTCCACAGCGCCCTCAAGACCCTCTGCCTCGATATATAGTTCCCAATCTCCTAAAGGTGCTACTAATGAAAAGAATCCTCGTAGCTCAACTGGTAATAGTAGTGGTTTTGTTTCTCCCACATCTAAGCCAccattaatacaaacaaaagcacaaagtaaaatatatccAGAACTAGGTAGTGAACAAAGAAAAAATTGTGATTCAAGTGATAAACTTCAACCCCAATCCAGCCCTATAAGTTACTCTATAATGGATGCTCCTGGGAGAATGAACTATAGTGGAAGTAGTGGAAGCTCTTCCAAGCCTAATAGAATTGGTTCTACTCAGTATTCATCCACACAGAGTTCAAGTTTTAGGCATTATCAAAGTGGTAACAATGTTGAGTCAGAGTATCATGTTCGAGCAAAGAGTAGCTCTAGTACAGATACTGGCTATTCAAGCAGCAGTTCCCAAAATGGTCCAGATTGTAGTGTTGTAGTTACTAGAAGGCAAAGTCCTTTACAAACAGCCCCTCAAACGTCTCCTTTGGGGCATGGTTCTAGTCCTGCATATCCTATGTATCATAGTCCTATGAATTCTATAAATTCTCCACAGCAACATGGAGATCATTATAGTAAAGTTAATACTGCACCAAGGTCACCACTTGATGCCTCTGTTTCTTCCCGACCCCCTTCACAAAATAGTCAAGTGGCCTACCCTTCTGTTATTACTAGAGCATTAGGTATAGAACAAAGTAAATCTTATAGTGAAAATAGATATGAgcgtaatcaaaatcaaaattccaGCCAAAGTTGTTGGGACAATGaaagacaaacaaacagaaAATACAATAGTAATGGTAATAGTAGTAATACCAGTTCTagtaattacaataatagtttATCTGAAAGCAATACTCACAGTGAAAAGTCAACGTCTCAATCTCAAAGTTCCTCAGATAGAAGTTTATCTGATAAACACCAACACCCCTATATTGATGGTAGTAATGTAGCTTTGCAAGATCTTTCCAGCTGTCGTGGTGACCCTATGAGTATAGTTAAAAACTTACAAACTTTACAACAGAGTTGTCAATTACAAGAAGTTAAAGCTTCCAAAAGTCAAACACCACTATCAAGTGTACCAGTGACTAGTAAAGTTGTTACTCGGCGAAAAAGTGTAGAAAAAGCTCCTCatacaaatatgaatgaaatCTCAAATGTTGTAATGGCTGATTATTTAGCAAATAGGATCCCACCCCCGGCACATAGTTCAACTAGTAACCAACAACAAAAtggttattttgattttgaaagatGGAATCTCCCACCACCACCCCCTAAAATGTTCCCCGGCACATCTGCATTTGGATCTCAAGCTCCACTGCATGCTTCAAATTTTGCAAACCAACATCAAGCTCTAGCGATGCAACATGGACATGCACTTACTTATTTTCCCCCTTTCCATCTAGGTCCTCATCCTGATTTCCAATCCTCGGTGGAGTTAACACCATTATCATCGTTTAGCGAGACTCCACCTTCGGCTTCCTCATCATCTTTTTCGACACCAGAAACTCGTGAGGAGGAACAGCCTAAGGTGGTAGTACCTAATATAGAAGAAGAACTTGGTTTCCTTGCAGAACAACGGGCAAATACTGCATCGTCGGTAGCACCCTCTTCACAGCAGCAGAACATTAACAGCACTTCCCAAGACGCTACTTcaaaaataatggaaaaaaagTTCAATGTTCCAGTCACGGGCCCCGGTTCAGGTTTCATGGcttcttatttgaaatttttacaaGGAGAGCGGGATACATCTCCCCCGCCGGCCGGCAGAGGCGCCAGGAAATCGACTTGGTCGCGAACGACGAACAGTAACACGAACAAATCGTATACTAACGACCATAATAAGAGTCAGTGTGAGGCGAACACTACTCAACAAAGCGCCAACGGCGCAATGGCTTCCAATAATGCACTAAACACAGGTATGTCACTGAGCAACCCCGTCATGAGTTCCGCGGCGAATATGAGCACGACAGGTTTGTTAGGCGCTAACCAATTACACGGTGTGCCCTCGAATATTCTCGGCTCGCAAGCGAAAAATGTAGAGTTAGACGATCCCCGCTATTATAATCTCaacaaagaaagaaaaagaaaatacgaCGGGTCGGAGGAGGCCACCTACGACGCGGACGAGGAAGCCCGAAGGCTGAACAAACCGGTGCTGAACGTGCCCAGTACGCCTCTGAACGACAAGGGCAAGAAAGGTCGCACGACGACGACGATGAGCAAGCCCACGCCGTCGGCGGTCGTGGCGCCTCAGCCGGCCGCGCCCAAGAAGCCACGAGCGCCTGCGCCGCCGCCCGTGGCGTCGCTGCAGCCCGCGCCGCAGCAGCAATATTATTACCAACACCAGCCCGACGAAG ttaCCGCGCACACAACGGGATTGGCTTATGGTACATACGGGCCAGCAGACAATGACGCTAACTCAAACAGGAAATTACACCATATAAAATCGCATCAGCAAATATCGAGCTCAGgacaaatagataataatagacCCATTGAAGAAATGCCCTATCAG TCTGGAGAATTTGTTGCGATAAAGAGTGAATTAAACGAGATGTGGCCGGCAATATGGAGAGTGGATGGAAAAACTCTACTGCAAAAGTACGAGCCTTTTGAAGAAAACGGAAAAGTATTATACCGAAATATATCAACG TATGCTGCATGGaatcctgaaaataaaaaactttacacCCAAGTTCCTGTTAAAGTTCGATCACAATCTCATTTAGAAACAATAGTCGAATTAGTAAGAAGTGAGCTTCCGCTTGAcgattgtaattttatagaaaagagGATGTTAGAAACTCAAATGTATCAAGAGAATTTTGAAGTTTATATACAGACATTAATATCGCACGCATTGGATCCCAACTTCTTAACGGAAATATTTCAAGAACAAG ACGAATACTTCCTATCGAACGTGAAGACCGTGGACGAGGTGACGGAGACGATGCGCACGCGCGTgtcgggcgcggcgggcggcggcgcgggctcgagcggcgcgcgcgcgctggACGCGGCCGTGGCCACGTGGCCGGGCCTCAGCGTGGCGGCCGGCTCGGGCGTGTGTCGCGCCTGCGCGCGCCCCGCCGTGGCGCGCCTGCTGCTCTACGGCCAGCCCTACAACCCCGCCACGCTCGAGCCCGTGCAGCCCGACGCGAGACTCGCCTACGAAAAA GAATTCCTTGTATGTACGCCTTGTTGCGGGCGTGTGCAATTGTATTCAAGAATATCACATcaaaagtatttaatgtatGCCGAATGTAGTAAGCGAGTA